In the genome of Augochlora pura isolate Apur16 chromosome 8, APUR_v2.2.1, whole genome shotgun sequence, one region contains:
- the Pmi gene encoding transmembrane protein Pmi isoform X1, whose product MMFYRDNSSNVAIIREVYDNENAHETFEYELERALESECSLIVIEPSKLGDETSRWIAVGNCLHKTAALFGLAAITTGMVWGDRPYICGPLGFISVISCGLYTVSWQFDPCCQYQVETDTSKLPHDELLAFLGASAPTFLVRKDDKRRRILHTTITLVALSISAWRVYQAFK is encoded by the exons ATGATGTTCTATCG GGATAATTCCTCGAATGTCGCTATCATCAGGGAGGTGTACGATAATGAAAATGCTCATGAAACATTCGAGTATGAGTTAGAAAGAGCACTTGAATCTGAGTGCAGTTTAATTGTTATCGAACCATCAAAGTTAGGTGATGAAACCTCCAGATGGATAGCAGTTGGAAACTGTCTTCATAAAACTGCAGCATTGTTCGGTCTTGCTGCCATAACTACAg GTATGGTATGGGGTGACCGACCCTATATTTGTGGTCCACTAGGTTTCATATCAGTAATATCTTGCGGACTCTATACTGTTTCATGGCAGTTTGATCCTTGTTGCCAGTATCAAGTCGAGACTGACACAAGTAAATTACCCCATGATGAGCTATTAGCTTTTTTGGGAGCATCTGCCCCAACGTTCCTTGTAAGGAAAGAtgataagagaagaagaaTTCTTCACACAACCATCACATTGGTTGCACTCAGCATTAGTGCCTGGAGAGTATATCAggcatttaaatga
- the Pmi gene encoding transmembrane protein Pmi isoform X2 — protein MVDEAGDRDNSSNVAIIREVYDNENAHETFEYELERALESECSLIVIEPSKLGDETSRWIAVGNCLHKTAALFGLAAITTGMVWGDRPYICGPLGFISVISCGLYTVSWQFDPCCQYQVETDTSKLPHDELLAFLGASAPTFLVRKDDKRRRILHTTITLVALSISAWRVYQAFK, from the exons ATGGTAGATGAAGCTGGTGACAG GGATAATTCCTCGAATGTCGCTATCATCAGGGAGGTGTACGATAATGAAAATGCTCATGAAACATTCGAGTATGAGTTAGAAAGAGCACTTGAATCTGAGTGCAGTTTAATTGTTATCGAACCATCAAAGTTAGGTGATGAAACCTCCAGATGGATAGCAGTTGGAAACTGTCTTCATAAAACTGCAGCATTGTTCGGTCTTGCTGCCATAACTACAg GTATGGTATGGGGTGACCGACCCTATATTTGTGGTCCACTAGGTTTCATATCAGTAATATCTTGCGGACTCTATACTGTTTCATGGCAGTTTGATCCTTGTTGCCAGTATCAAGTCGAGACTGACACAAGTAAATTACCCCATGATGAGCTATTAGCTTTTTTGGGAGCATCTGCCCCAACGTTCCTTGTAAGGAAAGAtgataagagaagaagaaTTCTTCACACAACCATCACATTGGTTGCACTCAGCATTAGTGCCTGGAGAGTATATCAggcatttaaatga